In Anaerolineales bacterium, the following are encoded in one genomic region:
- the pheT gene encoding phenylalanine--tRNA ligase subunit beta — protein sequence MKVPISWLKDFVDLEGVSIEDLAHTLTMAGLEVEEIRFVGLPIPSGQQLAKLSGLAWDREKIVVGEIREVGPHPDADRLVLCRLFDGEKEHSVLTGAPNLFEYKGQGELKPPLKVAYAKEGAELYDGHQAGLNKMTLKRTKIRGVESYSMVCSEKELGISEEHEGILFLDADAVAGTPLADVLGDAVFDIAITPNIARDANIYGVAREVSALLQRPLKPMPTEVQADGPKIEGAARIEISEPQLNPRFVLGLIRDIEIKPSPEWVRRRLTLAGMRPINNVVDATNYAMLELGEPLHAFDYDVLVQRSGGQPPVISTRRAKSGETLTTLDGVDRKLDDFTVLVCDTAGSLSLGGVMGGLESEVTESTRNVLLEGAAWNFINIRKTLNAQRLSSEAGYRFSRGVHPAMAPRGVSRGLELMRQWAGGQVAAGLVDEYPLPPQPSVVQISPQDARRWLGVDLSTDQLSDILQRLGFEVKTQSETLTVTSPDHRLDIGEGVIGKADLMEEVARIYGYDNIPATRLGDDLPPQRANHTLEIEERIRDLLARQGLQEVATYRLTSPEQEARRLPAGTPPDDKPYTRLSNPISQERTVLRKSLLASVLEIVERNANIRERLAFFEIGPVFRASENGPLPDELPRLVLALRGPRQPAHWQGGDGDAQDFYDIKGAVSTLLNGLGLRELQFEPAAHPAFHPGKCARVLADGQPLGVFGELHPQVQTEYDLGGDPVQAAALDLDTIYSLVPERFDSQSVPAYPPVLEDLALVVDESLPAGQVEALIRQTGGKLLTGLALFDVFRGEQIGAGKKSLAYQLTYQNAERTLTDEDVAKLRQRIIRRLEQELGAQLRA from the coding sequence ATGAAAGTACCAATTTCCTGGCTCAAAGACTTCGTTGACCTCGAGGGTGTTTCCATCGAGGACCTGGCCCATACGCTGACCATGGCCGGGTTGGAGGTGGAAGAGATTCGCTTTGTCGGCCTGCCAATCCCCAGCGGCCAGCAGCTGGCCAAGCTCAGCGGCCTGGCCTGGGACCGCGAGAAGATCGTGGTGGGCGAGATCCGCGAGGTCGGCCCGCACCCGGATGCTGACCGTTTGGTGCTCTGCCGTCTGTTCGACGGTGAGAAAGAGCACAGCGTGCTGACCGGCGCGCCCAACTTGTTCGAATACAAAGGCCAAGGCGAGCTTAAGCCGCCGTTGAAGGTGGCTTATGCCAAAGAAGGCGCCGAGTTGTATGACGGTCACCAGGCCGGCTTGAACAAGATGACCCTCAAGCGCACCAAGATCCGCGGTGTGGAGTCATATTCGATGGTCTGTTCCGAGAAAGAACTGGGTATCTCCGAAGAGCACGAAGGCATTTTGTTCCTGGATGCGGATGCCGTAGCTGGCACGCCGTTGGCCGATGTGCTGGGCGATGCGGTTTTTGATATTGCCATCACGCCCAACATTGCCCGCGACGCCAATATCTATGGCGTGGCCCGTGAGGTGAGCGCCTTGCTGCAACGCCCACTGAAGCCCATGCCAACCGAAGTGCAGGCTGATGGCCCTAAGATCGAGGGTGCGGCCCGCATTGAGATCAGCGAGCCACAGCTCAATCCGCGCTTTGTGCTGGGTCTGATCCGCGACATCGAGATCAAACCCAGCCCGGAATGGGTGCGCCGCCGGCTGACCCTGGCGGGCATGCGCCCGATCAACAACGTGGTGGACGCAACAAACTACGCCATGCTCGAATTGGGCGAGCCGCTGCACGCCTTTGATTACGACGTGCTGGTGCAGCGCTCTGGCGGCCAGCCGCCGGTGATCAGCACCCGCCGTGCCAAGAGCGGCGAGACGCTGACCACCCTGGATGGCGTGGACCGCAAGCTAGACGACTTCACTGTGCTGGTATGTGACACGGCTGGCTCGCTCTCGCTGGGCGGCGTGATGGGCGGACTGGAGAGCGAAGTCACCGAGAGCACTCGCAACGTGCTGCTGGAAGGCGCTGCCTGGAACTTTATCAACATCCGCAAGACCCTGAATGCCCAACGTCTGAGTTCTGAGGCGGGCTACCGTTTTTCACGCGGCGTGCACCCGGCCATGGCGCCGCGCGGCGTCAGCCGCGGGTTGGAACTGATGCGCCAATGGGCCGGCGGCCAGGTAGCCGCGGGTCTGGTGGATGAATATCCCTTGCCGCCGCAGCCCAGCGTGGTGCAGATCAGCCCGCAGGATGCGCGGCGCTGGCTGGGCGTGGACCTTTCTACCGACCAACTCAGTGATATTTTGCAACGGTTGGGTTTTGAAGTCAAAACCCAGAGCGAAACCTTGACCGTAACTTCCCCTGACCACCGTCTCGACATTGGCGAAGGCGTGATCGGCAAGGCTGACCTGATGGAAGAAGTGGCCCGCATCTACGGCTACGACAACATCCCGGCCACGCGCCTGGGCGACGACCTGCCCCCGCAGCGCGCCAATCACACCCTGGAGATCGAAGAGCGCATCCGTGATCTGCTGGCGCGCCAGGGCTTGCAGGAAGTGGCCACTTATCGCCTGACCAGCCCGGAGCAGGAGGCCCGGCGCCTGCCCGCCGGCACCCCACCGGATGATAAACCCTACACCCGACTGAGCAACCCGATTTCGCAAGAACGCACCGTGCTGCGCAAGAGCTTGCTGGCCTCCGTGTTGGAGATCGTCGAGCGCAACGCCAATATTCGAGAGCGGCTGGCCTTCTTTGAGATCGGCCCGGTCTTCCGTGCCTCCGAAAACGGTCCGTTGCCGGATGAGCTGCCCCGCCTGGTGCTGGCCCTGCGCGGCCCGCGCCAGCCGGCGCACTGGCAGGGCGGCGACGGTGACGCCCAGGATTTCTATGACATCAAGGGCGCAGTGAGTACTTTGCTCAACGGCCTGGGTTTGCGCGAGCTGCAGTTCGAGCCTGCCGCACACCCCGCCTTCCACCCGGGCAAATGCGCCCGAGTACTGGCGGACGGCCAGCCTCTGGGCGTATTCGGCGAATTGCATCCGCAAGTGCAAACTGAATACGACCTGGGCGGCGACCCGGTACAGGCGGCCGCGCTCGATCTGGACACCATCTACAGCCTCGTGCCGGAACGTTTTGACAGCCAGAGTGTGCCTGCCTATCCACCGGTGTTGGAAGATCTGGCGCTGGTGGTCGACGAAAGCCTGCCGGCGGGCCAGGTGGAAGCCTTGATCCGCCAGACGGGCGGCAAGCTGCTGACCGGTTTGGCGCTTTTCGATGTCTTCCGCGGTGAGCAGATCGGTGCAGGCAAGAAGAGCCTGGCTTACCAACTCACCTACCAAAACGCCGAGCGCA